One region of Pseudomonas alvandae genomic DNA includes:
- a CDS encoding choline sulfate utilization transcriptional regulator yields MYDALGDLSLDLFRAFESAARQQSFTAAAIELGTTQPAISQQIKRLEEQLGTRLFDRIYRGIELTEAGAILFEQVQAGLQSIDAGLTAITAQHQHEVLQVATDFAFAAYWLMPRLHRFHAANPQVDVSLVTSERNHNMLRTDIDVAVLFGDGRFKQGESHWLFSEEVFPVCSPLLLKERPLPLPAQALSEFPLLHLRGGNSSAWFDWSGVFRELGITSPPAPGQLRFDNYTLLIQAAIGGQGVAIGWRHLVDNLLAQGLLCRPIAETVLSRLGYYVVLPQRKRRGVLIKLFVDWLMEEQANSAESLTGLPLPSIAV; encoded by the coding sequence ATGTATGACGCCTTGGGTGACCTGTCGCTGGACCTGTTCCGCGCCTTCGAATCAGCGGCTCGCCAGCAGAGCTTTACAGCGGCCGCGATTGAGCTGGGCACCACGCAACCGGCCATCAGCCAGCAGATCAAGCGGTTGGAGGAACAGCTGGGCACGCGGCTGTTTGATCGCATCTATCGCGGCATCGAATTGACCGAGGCCGGCGCCATCCTGTTCGAACAGGTGCAGGCCGGTTTGCAGAGCATCGATGCAGGGCTTACCGCGATCACCGCCCAGCACCAGCACGAAGTGCTGCAAGTGGCGACGGATTTTGCGTTCGCCGCCTATTGGCTGATGCCGCGCCTGCATCGGTTTCACGCAGCCAATCCGCAGGTCGACGTCAGCCTGGTGACCAGCGAACGCAACCACAATATGCTCCGTACGGATATCGACGTTGCGGTATTGTTCGGCGACGGTCGCTTCAAGCAAGGCGAAAGTCATTGGCTTTTCAGCGAAGAAGTTTTTCCGGTGTGCAGCCCGCTGCTGCTCAAGGAACGCCCCCTGCCCTTGCCGGCCCAAGCCCTGTCGGAATTCCCGCTGCTGCACCTGCGTGGCGGCAACAGCAGCGCCTGGTTCGACTGGAGTGGGGTTTTCCGAGAGCTGGGCATCACCTCGCCACCCGCGCCAGGGCAACTGCGGTTCGACAACTACACCCTGCTCATCCAGGCGGCAATCGGCGGCCAAGGCGTCGCCATCGGTTGGCGGCACCTTGTGGATAACTTATTGGCGCAAGGGCTGCTGTGTCGTCCGATCGCCGAAACGGTGCTGTCGCGGCTGGGGTATTACGTGGTCTTGCCCCAACGCAAACGGCGTGGAGTGTTGATCAAGTTGTTCGTGGATTGGTTGATGGAGGAACAGGCCAACAGTGCTGAGTCCCTGACGGGATTGCCGCTGCCGTCGATTGCGGTTTGA
- the betC gene encoding choline-sulfatase — translation MKRKNILFIMADQMAAPMLSIYGPSPIKLPNLSRLADQGVVFDAAYCNSPLCAPSRFTLVSGQLPSKIGAYDNAADFPADVPTYAHYLRRLGYRTALSGKMHFCGPDQLHGYEERLTSDIYPADYGWAVNWDEPDVRPSWYHNMSSVLQAGPCVRTNQLDFDEEVVFKAQQYLFDHIREDGDQPFCLTVSMTHPHDPYTIPKAFWDLYDDNDIPLPETPAQTELDPHSQRLLKVYDLWDKPLPVDKIRDARRAYFGACSYIDSNVGKLLQTLEDTGLIDDTIIVFSGDHGDMLGEKGLWYKMHWFEMAARVPLLISAPGQFASGRVGAAVSTADLLPTLVELAGGTLEPGLPLDGRSLVPHLQGQGGHDEVFGEYMAEGTISPLMMIRRGPWKFIYSEDDPCLLFDVRNDPKEMENLSQSPGHQSLMADFLAEARAKWDIPTIHQQVLASQRRRRFVAHALTLGKLKSWDHQPFVDASQQYMRNHIDLDDLERKARYPQPCQ, via the coding sequence ATGAAGCGCAAGAACATTCTTTTCATCATGGCCGATCAAATGGCCGCGCCAATGTTGTCGATCTACGGTCCGTCGCCGATCAAGCTGCCGAACCTGTCACGCCTGGCCGACCAGGGTGTGGTGTTCGACGCCGCGTATTGCAACAGCCCGCTCTGCGCGCCGTCGCGCTTTACGCTGGTGAGCGGGCAGTTGCCGAGCAAGATCGGCGCCTATGACAACGCCGCGGATTTCCCGGCGGACGTTCCAACCTACGCCCATTACCTGCGTCGCCTCGGTTATCGCACGGCGCTGTCCGGCAAGATGCATTTCTGCGGGCCGGACCAGTTGCACGGTTACGAAGAACGCCTGACCAGCGACATTTATCCGGCTGACTACGGCTGGGCCGTGAATTGGGACGAGCCGGATGTGCGGCCGAGCTGGTATCACAACATGTCGTCGGTCTTGCAGGCCGGGCCGTGCGTGCGCACCAACCAGTTGGATTTCGATGAAGAAGTGGTCTTCAAGGCCCAGCAATACCTGTTCGACCACATCCGCGAGGACGGCGACCAGCCGTTTTGCCTGACGGTGTCGATGACTCACCCACACGATCCGTACACGATTCCCAAGGCGTTCTGGGATTTGTACGACGACAACGATATCCCTTTGCCAGAGACCCCGGCGCAAACCGAACTCGATCCACATTCCCAACGCTTGCTCAAAGTCTATGATCTCTGGGACAAGCCGCTGCCTGTGGATAAGATTCGCGACGCCCGCCGCGCGTACTTCGGGGCGTGCAGCTACATCGACAGCAACGTCGGCAAGCTGCTGCAAACTCTCGAGGACACCGGATTGATCGATGACACCATCATCGTGTTCTCCGGCGATCACGGAGATATGCTCGGCGAAAAGGGGCTCTGGTACAAAATGCACTGGTTCGAAATGGCCGCCCGTGTGCCGTTGTTGATCAGCGCCCCAGGGCAGTTCGCCAGCGGCCGGGTTGGCGCGGCGGTGTCCACCGCCGACTTGCTGCCGACCCTGGTGGAACTGGCCGGCGGTACGCTTGAACCAGGTTTGCCGCTGGACGGTCGTTCGCTGGTGCCGCATCTGCAAGGGCAGGGCGGCCATGATGAGGTCTTCGGCGAATACATGGCCGAAGGCACGATCAGTCCGCTGATGATGATCCGTCGCGGTCCGTGGAAATTTATCTACAGCGAGGATGATCCTTGTCTGTTGTTCGATGTACGCAACGATCCCAAGGAAATGGAAAACCTCAGCCAGTCGCCCGGACATCAATCCCTGATGGCCGACTTTCTCGCCGAAGCGCGGGCGAAATGGGACATTCCAACGATCCATCAACAAGTGCTCGCCAGCCAGCGCCGTCGCCGTTTCGTTGCCCATGCGCTGACCTTGGGCAAGCTCAAGAGCTGGGATCACCAGCCGTTCGTAGACGCCAGCCAGCAATACATGCGCAACCACATCGACCTGGACGATCTGGAGCGCAAGGCCCGTTATCCACAACCCTGCCAATAA
- a CDS encoding choline ABC transporter substrate-binding protein, with the protein MQKLSTVLAAGLLALSSVSAWAEQSCDTVKMADPGWSDIAATNAITGFLLEGMGYKPKVDTLAVPITFGGLKDGQVDVFLGNWMPAQQGFYDKFVANGDVTQLAKNLDGTEFTLAVPDYVWDAGVHNFADLNKFADKFDKKIYGIGSGAPANLSLKEIIKTNDFGMGDWKLVESSEQAMLAEVSRAVKKQKFVTFLGWTPHPMNVQLKMHYLKGGEKYFGDTGSVYTLTRKGYAQACPNVGKLLTNLSFTQEMENSIMAEVVNKKVSNAEAAKAWIKANPAVLDKWLDGVKTVDGKDALAAVKAKL; encoded by the coding sequence ATGCAAAAGTTATCCACAGTACTGGCCGCCGGGCTGTTGGCGTTGAGCAGTGTTTCGGCGTGGGCCGAGCAAAGCTGCGATACGGTCAAGATGGCTGACCCGGGCTGGAGCGACATCGCCGCGACCAACGCCATCACCGGTTTCCTGCTGGAAGGCATGGGTTACAAGCCCAAGGTCGATACGCTTGCAGTGCCGATCACGTTTGGCGGCCTGAAAGACGGCCAGGTCGATGTGTTCCTGGGTAACTGGATGCCAGCGCAGCAGGGCTTCTATGACAAATTCGTGGCCAACGGCGATGTCACGCAACTGGCCAAGAACCTTGATGGCACCGAATTCACCCTGGCGGTCCCGGATTATGTCTGGGATGCGGGTGTGCATAACTTTGCCGACCTGAACAAATTCGCCGACAAGTTCGATAAGAAGATCTACGGCATCGGCTCCGGCGCCCCGGCGAACCTTTCCCTGAAGGAAATCATCAAGACCAACGACTTCGGCATGGGTGACTGGAAGCTGGTGGAATCGAGCGAGCAGGCGATGTTGGCGGAAGTCTCCCGCGCAGTGAAAAAACAGAAGTTCGTGACCTTCCTCGGCTGGACCCCGCACCCGATGAACGTGCAGTTGAAGATGCATTACCTCAAGGGCGGCGAGAAATACTTCGGCGACACCGGCAGCGTGTACACGCTGACGCGCAAAGGTTATGCACAGGCCTGCCCGAACGTTGGCAAGCTGCTGACCAACCTGAGTTTCACCCAGGAAATGGAAAACAGCATCATGGCCGAGGTGGTGAACAAGAAAGTCAGCAACGCCGAAGCGGCCAAGGCCTGGATCAAGGCCAACCCGGCGGTGCTGGATAAATGGCTGGACGGCGTGAAGACGGTGGATGGCAAGGATGCGCTGGCTGCGGTGAAGGCCAAGCTCTAG
- a CDS encoding SulP family inorganic anion transporter: MAIPTRHSLFPFLSWLPRQTRASVGRDLVVGLSGAILALPQSIAYALIAGLPPEYGLYAAIVPVLIACLWGSSWHLICGPTAAISIVLYATVSPLAVPASQDYITLILLLTVLAGIFQWLLGLLRFGALVNFVSHSVVLGFTLGAAVVIALGQLPNLLGLDLPNEATALKSLLMLVSHIGAVDKPSLVLGLGTLVLGIVLKRLLPRWPSLLITLVISSLVVWAWPAMFGHVALVSAFTGRLPPFTPLPLDLELILRLLPGAVAVGMLGLVTSLSIARSLSVRSGQLLDANQEVRAQGLSNIVGGFFAGSLSAGSFTRSGLSYEAGACSPLAGVFSALWVALFAVAGAKLIAHIPIPAMAGSILLIAWGLVDHRGIRALHRVSRSEFLVMGLTCLATLLLELQTAIYAGVLASLFFYLKRTSQPRVHHSREGEADVLRVGGSIFFGASHYLQVRLQRMQAQRVVIDAQQINFIDYSGVEMLHQEARRLRSQGRSLTLRGARPQVVEELLKLEGPEKCPIHFEG, encoded by the coding sequence ATGGCAATCCCCACGCGCCATTCACTCTTTCCCTTCTTGAGCTGGCTGCCACGGCAGACACGCGCCAGTGTCGGTCGCGACCTGGTGGTCGGTCTCAGCGGCGCGATCCTGGCGCTGCCGCAGTCCATCGCCTACGCCCTGATTGCCGGATTGCCGCCCGAATACGGGCTGTACGCGGCGATCGTGCCCGTGCTGATCGCCTGCCTGTGGGGTTCGTCGTGGCATTTGATCTGCGGTCCTACGGCGGCCATCTCCATCGTCCTATACGCTACGGTCAGTCCCCTGGCCGTGCCTGCTTCCCAGGACTACATCACACTGATCCTGTTGCTGACGGTCTTGGCCGGTATTTTCCAGTGGCTGCTCGGGTTGCTGCGGTTCGGGGCGCTGGTCAATTTCGTCTCGCATTCGGTGGTGCTGGGTTTCACCCTGGGCGCGGCGGTTGTCATCGCCTTGGGTCAACTGCCGAATCTGCTAGGCCTGGACCTGCCGAACGAAGCCACGGCGTTGAAAAGCCTGCTCATGTTGGTCAGCCACATCGGGGCTGTGGATAAACCTTCGCTGGTGCTGGGTTTAGGGACGCTGGTCCTGGGCATCGTCCTCAAACGCTTGCTACCGCGCTGGCCGAGCCTGTTGATAACGTTGGTCATCAGCAGCCTGGTGGTCTGGGCCTGGCCGGCGATGTTCGGGCATGTGGCGTTGGTCAGCGCCTTTACCGGGCGCCTGCCACCGTTCACGCCGTTGCCACTGGATTTGGAGCTGATCCTGCGCCTGCTGCCCGGCGCCGTGGCGGTGGGCATGCTCGGGCTGGTGACCAGCCTGTCCATCGCCCGCTCGTTGTCGGTCCGCTCGGGGCAATTGCTCGATGCGAATCAGGAAGTCAGGGCGCAAGGCCTTTCCAATATCGTTGGAGGATTTTTCGCCGGGTCATTGTCAGCCGGTTCCTTCACCCGTTCCGGTCTCAGCTATGAGGCTGGCGCCTGCTCGCCGCTGGCCGGGGTGTTCTCGGCGCTGTGGGTGGCATTGTTTGCCGTGGCCGGCGCGAAACTTATCGCGCACATTCCGATTCCCGCCATGGCCGGTAGCATCTTGCTGATTGCCTGGGGCCTGGTGGACCACCGGGGCATCCGTGCGCTACACCGGGTAAGCCGCTCCGAATTCCTGGTCATGGGCCTGACCTGCCTGGCCACGCTGCTGCTGGAACTGCAAACCGCCATCTATGCCGGCGTACTCGCTTCGCTGTTTTTCTACCTCAAGCGCACCTCGCAGCCGCGCGTGCACCATAGTCGCGAAGGCGAGGCGGACGTCCTGCGGGTGGGTGGCTCGATCTTTTTCGGCGCCAGTCATTATTTGCAGGTGCGTTTGCAGCGTATGCAGGCGCAGCGGGTGGTGATCGATGCCCAGCAGATCAACTTCATCGATTATTCCGGCGTGGAAATGCTCCACCAGGAAGCCCGGCGGTTGCGCAGCCAGGGCCGCAGCCTGACCTTGCGTGGGGCGAGGCCGCAGGTGGTGGAGGAGTTGTTGAAGTTGGAAGGACCGGAGAAGTGTCCGATCCACTTCGAGGGTTGA
- the aroE gene encoding shikimate dehydrogenase translates to MDRYVVMGNPIGHSKSPLIHRLFAEQTGQALAYNTLLAPLEDFAGCARAFFREGRGANVTVPFKEDAFRLADQLTERAQRAGAVNTLSKLADGRLLGDNTDGAGLVRDLTVNAGFSLKGKRILLLGAGGAVRGALEPLLAEAPASVIIANRTVEKAELLAELFADLGPVSASGFDWLKEPVDLIINATSASLSGDVPPIAGSLIEPGKTFCYDMMYGKEPTSFCRWAREHGAAVAMDGLGMLAEQAGEAFFLWRGVRPDTAPVLAELRRQLAQ, encoded by the coding sequence ATGGACCGCTACGTTGTAATGGGCAACCCGATCGGCCACAGCAAGTCGCCGTTGATCCATCGCCTGTTTGCCGAACAGACCGGCCAGGCGTTGGCCTACAACACCTTGCTCGCGCCCCTGGAGGATTTCGCCGGTTGCGCCCGGGCATTTTTCCGCGAAGGGCGTGGGGCGAATGTCACCGTGCCGTTCAAGGAAGACGCTTTTCGCTTGGCTGACCAACTGACCGAGCGGGCGCAACGCGCCGGGGCGGTCAACACCTTGAGCAAGCTGGCCGATGGCCGTTTGCTGGGCGATAACACCGACGGCGCCGGGCTGGTCCGGGACCTGACGGTCAACGCCGGCTTCAGCCTCAAGGGCAAGCGCATCCTGTTACTGGGGGCCGGCGGCGCAGTGCGTGGTGCCTTGGAACCGCTGCTGGCCGAAGCGCCGGCGTCGGTGATCATCGCCAATCGAACGGTGGAAAAAGCCGAGCTGCTGGCGGAGTTGTTCGCCGACCTGGGCCCGGTCTCGGCCAGTGGTTTCGATTGGCTGAAGGAGCCGGTGGACCTGATCATCAACGCCACGTCCGCCAGCCTGTCAGGCGATGTACCGCCGATTGCCGGAAGTCTGATCGAGCCGGGCAAGACCTTTTGCTACGACATGATGTACGGCAAGGAGCCGACGTCGTTCTGCCGCTGGGCCCGTGAACACGGCGCGGCGGTGGCGATGGATGGCCTGGGCATGCTCGCCGAACAAGCCGGCGAAGCGTTCTTCCTCTGGCGCGGCGTACGCCCGGACACTGCGCCGGTCCTGGCCGAATTGCGCCGTCAGTTGGCACAGTAG
- the hemF gene encoding oxygen-dependent coproporphyrinogen oxidase, with protein MTTRTEAVKAYLLDLQDRICTALETEDGGTRFVEDAWTRPAGGGGRTRVIENGTVIEKGGVNFSHVFGSGLPPSASAHRPELAGRGFEALGVSLVIHPHNPHVPTSHANVRFFIAEKEGEEPVWWFGGGFDLTPYYGVEEDCVHWHRIAQQACEPFGPDVYSRYKAWCDSYFHIKHRNEPRGIGGLFFDDLNEWDFDTSFAFMRAIGDAYIDAYLPIVQRRKNDEFTPKQREFQEFRRGRYVEFNLVYDRGTLFGLQSGGRTESILMSLPPQVRWSYDWKAEPGSDEARLTDYFLQDRDWLATA; from the coding sequence ATGACTACTCGCACCGAGGCCGTGAAAGCCTATCTGCTGGACCTGCAAGACCGCATCTGCACGGCCCTGGAAACCGAGGACGGCGGCACGCGCTTCGTCGAGGACGCCTGGACCCGGCCCGCCGGCGGTGGCGGTCGCACGCGAGTGATCGAAAACGGCACGGTGATCGAAAAGGGCGGTGTCAACTTTTCCCACGTCTTCGGCAGCGGTCTCCCACCCTCGGCCAGCGCCCATCGGCCGGAATTGGCCGGACGCGGTTTCGAGGCCCTGGGCGTGTCGCTGGTGATCCACCCGCACAACCCCCACGTGCCGACGTCCCACGCCAACGTGCGCTTTTTCATCGCCGAAAAAGAAGGCGAAGAGCCGGTCTGGTGGTTTGGCGGCGGCTTCGACCTGACGCCTTATTACGGCGTGGAGGAAGATTGCGTGCATTGGCATCGCATCGCCCAGCAAGCCTGCGAGCCGTTCGGCCCGGATGTCTATTCGCGCTACAAGGCCTGGTGCGACAGCTACTTCCACATCAAGCACCGCAACGAGCCCCGGGGCATCGGCGGCCTGTTTTTCGACGACCTGAACGAGTGGGACTTCGACACCAGCTTCGCCTTCATGCGCGCCATCGGCGATGCCTACATCGATGCCTACCTGCCGATCGTGCAGCGCCGCAAGAACGACGAGTTCACGCCCAAGCAACGGGAATTCCAGGAGTTCCGCCGTGGCCGCTACGTGGAGTTCAACCTGGTCTATGACCGTGGCACGCTGTTCGGCCTGCAATCGGGCGGGCGTACCGAATCGATCCTGATGTCTTTGCCGCCCCAAGTGCGCTGGAGCTATGACTGGAAAGCCGAGCCGGGCAGCGACGAAGCGCGGTTGACCGACTATTTCCTGCAGGATCGCGATTGGCTGGCAACGGCCTGA
- a CDS encoding NADPH:quinone reductase: protein MAKRIQFSAHGGPEVLEYVEYQPAEPGPQQVRVSNKAIGLNFIDTYYRSGLYPPPALPSGLGAEGAGVVEAVGSDVTRFKVGDRVAYGSGPLGAYSDVHVLPEANLVHLPEAISFEQAAGVMLKGLTVQYLLRQTYELKGGETILFHAAAGGVGSLACQWAKALGVKLIGTVSSAEKAAIAKSHGAWEVIDYSKENVPQRVLELTGGKKVPVVYDGVGKDTWLTSLDCTAPRGLVVSFGNASGAVDGVNLGILSAKGSLYVTRPTLATYANNAENLQRMADELFGMIASGKLTVDINQRFPLAEAAKAHTELSARRTTGSTVLLP, encoded by the coding sequence ATGGCCAAACGCATCCAGTTCAGCGCCCACGGCGGACCCGAAGTGCTCGAGTACGTGGAATACCAGCCGGCCGAGCCCGGTCCGCAACAGGTCCGCGTCAGCAACAAGGCGATCGGCCTGAACTTCATCGACACCTATTACCGCAGTGGTCTTTATCCGCCACCGGCCTTGCCGTCGGGGCTCGGTGCCGAAGGCGCGGGCGTGGTCGAGGCCGTTGGTTCCGACGTGACGCGCTTCAAGGTCGGCGATCGCGTGGCCTATGGCAGTGGTCCGCTAGGGGCCTACAGCGATGTGCACGTATTGCCCGAAGCCAACCTGGTTCACCTGCCCGAAGCCATCAGTTTCGAACAGGCCGCCGGGGTGATGCTCAAGGGCCTGACCGTGCAATACCTGCTGCGCCAGACCTACGAGCTCAAGGGCGGTGAAACCATCCTGTTCCACGCCGCCGCCGGTGGCGTGGGCTCGTTGGCTTGCCAGTGGGCCAAGGCCTTGGGCGTGAAGCTGATCGGCACCGTCAGCTCGGCGGAAAAAGCCGCCATCGCCAAATCCCACGGCGCCTGGGAAGTCATCGACTACAGCAAGGAAAACGTCCCGCAGCGCGTGCTGGAATTGACCGGCGGCAAGAAAGTCCCGGTGGTGTATGACGGCGTTGGCAAGGACACCTGGCTGACCTCCCTGGATTGCACGGCGCCGCGAGGCCTGGTGGTGAGCTTCGGCAACGCCTCCGGCGCGGTGGATGGCGTGAACCTGGGGATTCTTTCGGCCAAGGGCTCGCTGTACGTCACCCGCCCAACCCTGGCGACCTACGCCAACAACGCCGAAAACCTGCAGCGCATGGCTGATGAACTGTTCGGAATGATCGCCAGCGGCAAGCTCACGGTGGACATCAACCAGCGATTCCCGCTGGCTGAGGCGGCCAAGGCGCATACCGAGTTGTCGGCGCGGCGGACGACGGGGTCGACGGTTCTGCTGCCCTGA
- a CDS encoding L-threonylcarbamoyladenylate synthase, with the protein MVNSWRVQQAAREIRAGAVIAYPTEAVWGLGCDPWNEEAVERLLAIKSRLPDKGLILVADNIRQFDFLFEDFPETWMDRMASTWPGPNTWLVPHQDLLPEWITGVHDTVALRVSDHPIVRDLCSLVGPLVSTSANPQGRPAARTRIRVEQYFRGQIDLVLGGNLGGRKNPSVIRDLATGKVVRPD; encoded by the coding sequence ATGGTCAACAGTTGGCGTGTGCAACAAGCCGCGCGAGAAATTCGCGCCGGGGCGGTCATTGCCTACCCAACCGAAGCGGTCTGGGGCCTGGGTTGCGACCCATGGAACGAAGAAGCGGTGGAGCGCCTGCTGGCGATCAAGTCCCGACTGCCTGACAAGGGATTGATCCTGGTGGCTGACAACATCCGCCAGTTCGACTTTCTGTTCGAAGATTTCCCCGAAACCTGGATGGACCGCATGGCCAGCACTTGGCCAGGGCCCAACACCTGGCTGGTACCGCACCAGGACCTGTTACCGGAATGGATCACCGGCGTGCACGACACCGTCGCGCTGCGGGTCAGCGATCACCCGATCGTGCGCGACCTGTGCTCGCTGGTCGGACCGCTGGTCTCCACCTCGGCCAACCCCCAAGGCCGGCCGGCAGCGCGCACGCGGATCCGCGTCGAGCAGTATTTCCGCGGGCAGATCGACCTGGTGCTGGGCGGCAACCTGGGTGGGCGCAAGAACCCGAGCGTGATTCGTGATCTGGCGACTGGCAAGGTAGTGCGCCCGGACTGA
- the dprA gene encoding DNA-processing protein DprA, whose product MPLPESASVPPAELEARLRLHRLPELGPKRFMTLMEAFGSASKAISAPASAWRALGLPATCAEARRVPEIRDGAAHALAWLEGQAQHLLMWDQPEYPALLAQISDPPPLLFVAGDPSILEKPQLAMVGSRRASRPGMDTAAAFSRSLAGAGFVITSGLALGIDAAAHQAALDVGGQTVGVLGTGLENFYPQRNRRLAEAMIAQGSAVVSEFPLDAAPHASNFPRRNRIISGLSLGVLVVEASVASGSLITARLAAEQGREVYAIPGSIHHPGARGCHQLIRDGAALVETVEHILEALRGWQRLPLASEPVPVTHPLLRLLHAAPQTSEALADASGWGLSKVLAALTELEMDGRAACEHGRWFAR is encoded by the coding sequence ATGCCATTGCCTGAATCTGCGTCGGTTCCGCCTGCGGAGCTGGAGGCCCGTCTGCGCTTGCATCGCTTGCCGGAACTGGGACCTAAACGTTTCATGACCCTGATGGAGGCCTTTGGCTCGGCCTCCAAAGCCATCAGCGCGCCGGCCAGCGCATGGCGGGCGCTGGGGTTGCCGGCCACGTGCGCCGAGGCCCGTCGCGTGCCGGAAATACGCGACGGCGCCGCCCACGCATTGGCCTGGCTAGAAGGCCAGGCCCAGCATTTATTGATGTGGGACCAGCCTGAGTACCCTGCGTTGCTGGCACAGATCAGTGATCCGCCGCCGCTGCTGTTTGTCGCTGGCGATCCTTCGATTCTGGAAAAACCGCAGTTGGCGATGGTCGGCAGTCGTCGGGCATCGCGTCCGGGCATGGACACGGCGGCGGCGTTTTCCAGGAGTCTGGCCGGCGCTGGTTTTGTCATCACCAGTGGCTTGGCATTGGGCATCGACGCCGCCGCGCATCAAGCCGCACTGGATGTCGGTGGGCAAACCGTCGGCGTGCTGGGCACGGGCCTTGAAAATTTTTATCCACAGCGCAATCGACGATTGGCGGAAGCGATGATTGCGCAGGGCAGCGCAGTGGTCTCGGAGTTCCCGTTGGACGCAGCGCCCCACGCCAGCAACTTTCCGCGCCGCAACCGAATTATCAGTGGCTTGTCCCTCGGCGTGCTGGTGGTCGAGGCCAGTGTCGCCAGTGGTTCGCTGATCACCGCGCGCCTGGCGGCGGAACAGGGCCGCGAGGTCTACGCCATTCCGGGGTCGATCCATCATCCCGGCGCCCGCGGTTGCCATCAGTTGATCCGCGACGGCGCGGCACTGGTGGAAACGGTCGAACATATCCTCGAAGCGTTGCGCGGTTGGCAGCGATTGCCCCTCGCCTCGGAACCGGTGCCGGTGACGCATCCGCTGCTGCGCCTGCTGCATGCCGCGCCGCAGACCAGTGAAGCGTTGGCCGATGCCAGCGGCTGGGGCTTGTCCAAGGTCCTGGCGGCGTTGACCGAGCTGGAAATGGACGGACGGGCGGCGTGCGAGCACGGACGCTGGTTTGCTCGCTAG
- a CDS encoding LysM peptidoglycan-binding domain-containing protein produces the protein MRKSLLALLLLASAGIAHGQVQLREGFPQQYTVVQGDTLWDISGKYLREPWKWPELWQANPQVENPNLIYPGDTLSLVYVNGQPRLTLDRGASRGTIKLSPRIRSSPVADAIPSIPLQAINSFLLSNRIVDTAEDFIKAPYIVAGDAERVLSGTGDRIFARGTFDASQSAYGIFRQGKVYTDPQTKEFLGINADDIGSGEVIATEGDVTTLALQRTTQEVRLGDRLFSGEERSINSTFMPSAPKSDIQGLILDVPRGVTQIGALDVVTLNKGRRDGLVEGNVLAVMKTGETVRDRITGAPVKIPDERAGLLMVFRTYDKLSYGLVLYASRSLAVLDKVRNP, from the coding sequence ATGAGGAAATCACTACTCGCCCTGCTGCTCCTGGCCTCGGCCGGTATCGCGCACGGGCAAGTGCAACTTCGGGAAGGTTTTCCACAGCAATACACCGTGGTCCAGGGGGACACGCTGTGGGACATTTCCGGCAAATACCTGCGCGAGCCGTGGAAATGGCCCGAACTCTGGCAGGCCAATCCGCAAGTGGAAAACCCGAACCTGATCTACCCCGGCGACACCCTGTCACTGGTCTACGTCAACGGCCAGCCACGGCTGACCCTTGATCGCGGCGCCTCCCGCGGCACCATTAAGCTGTCGCCGCGCATTCGCAGCTCGCCGGTGGCCGATGCGATCCCGAGCATTCCGCTGCAAGCCATCAACAGCTTTCTGCTGAGCAACCGCATCGTCGACACGGCGGAAGATTTCATCAAGGCGCCCTATATCGTGGCTGGCGACGCCGAGCGCGTGCTCAGCGGCACCGGCGATCGGATTTTCGCTCGCGGCACCTTCGATGCGAGCCAGTCGGCGTACGGCATCTTCCGCCAGGGCAAGGTCTACACCGACCCGCAGACCAAGGAATTCCTCGGTATCAACGCCGATGACATCGGCAGCGGTGAAGTCATCGCCACCGAAGGCGACGTCACCACCCTGGCCCTGCAACGCACCACGCAAGAGGTGCGCCTCGGCGACCGCCTGTTCAGCGGCGAGGAACGCTCGATCAATTCGACCTTCATGCCCAGCGCGCCGAAATCGGACATCCAGGGGCTGATCCTCGATGTTCCCCGTGGCGTAACGCAGATCGGCGCGTTGGACGTGGTCACCCTGAACAAGGGGCGGCGCGACGGGTTGGTGGAAGGCAACGTCCTGGCCGTGATGAAGACCGGCGAAACAGTGCGCGACCGGATCACTGGCGCGCCCGTAAAGATCCCGGACGAACGCGCCGGCCTGCTGATGGTGTTCCGCACCTACGACAAACTCAGTTACGGCTTGGTGCTGTACGCCTCGCGCTCGCTCGCGGTGCTCGACAAGGTGCGCAATCCGTAA